A genomic window from Pseudomonas argentinensis includes:
- the ispG gene encoding flavodoxin-dependent (E)-4-hydroxy-3-methylbut-2-enyl-diphosphate synthase, producing the protein MHGESPIKRRLSRKIWVGSVPVGGDAPIAVQSMTNTDTNDVAATVEQIRRLEAAGADIVRVSVPDMDAAEAFGRIKQQVNLPLVADIHFDYQIALRVAELGVDCLRINPGNIGREDRVKAVVEAARDKGIPIRIGVNAGSLEKDLQKKYGEPTPEALVESALRHVEHLDRLNFPDFKVSVKASDVFMAVEAYRLLAKQIEQPLHLGITEAGGLRSGTVKSSVGLGMLLADGIGDTIRISLAADPVEEIKVGFDILKSLRLRSRGINFIACPSCSRQNFDVVKTMNELETRVEDLLVPLDVAVIGCVVNGPGEAKEAHIGLTGGTPNNLVYIDGKPASKLTNTNLVDELEKLIREKAAEKAAADAAVIVRG; encoded by the coding sequence ATGCACGGTGAATCACCGATCAAACGTCGGCTCTCTCGCAAGATCTGGGTCGGCTCGGTACCGGTCGGCGGCGATGCCCCGATTGCCGTACAGAGCATGACCAACACCGACACCAATGATGTCGCCGCCACCGTCGAGCAGATCCGTCGCCTCGAGGCGGCCGGTGCCGACATCGTGCGCGTCTCGGTACCGGACATGGACGCCGCCGAGGCCTTCGGGCGCATCAAGCAGCAGGTCAACCTGCCGCTGGTGGCCGACATCCATTTTGACTACCAGATCGCCCTGCGGGTGGCCGAGCTGGGCGTCGACTGCCTGCGCATCAACCCGGGCAACATCGGCCGTGAGGATCGCGTCAAGGCGGTGGTCGAGGCGGCGCGCGACAAGGGGATTCCGATTCGCATCGGCGTCAACGCCGGCTCCCTGGAAAAGGACCTGCAGAAAAAATACGGTGAGCCGACGCCCGAGGCGCTGGTCGAGTCGGCGCTGCGCCATGTCGAGCATCTCGACCGTTTGAATTTCCCCGATTTCAAGGTTAGCGTGAAGGCCTCCGACGTGTTCATGGCCGTCGAAGCCTATCGCCTGCTGGCCAAGCAGATCGAGCAGCCCCTGCACCTGGGCATCACCGAAGCCGGCGGCCTGCGCTCCGGTACCGTGAAGTCCTCGGTGGGCCTGGGCATGCTGTTGGCCGACGGTATCGGCGACACCATCCGCATCTCCCTGGCTGCCGATCCGGTGGAAGAGATCAAGGTCGGTTTCGATATCCTCAAGTCGCTGCGCCTGCGCTCGCGGGGCATCAACTTCATCGCCTGCCCGAGCTGCTCGCGCCAGAACTTCGACGTGGTCAAGACCATGAACGAGCTGGAAACCCGGGTCGAGGACCTGCTGGTGCCGCTGGACGTGGCGGTGATCGGCTGCGTGGTCAACGGCCCCGGCGAAGCCAAGGAAGCCCATATCGGCCTGACCGGTGGCACGCCGAACAACCTGGTGTACATCGATGGCAAGCCGGCTTCCAAGCTGACCAATACCAACCTGGTGGATGAGCTGGAAAAGCTGATTCGCGAAAAGGCGGCCGAGAAGGCCGCAGCCGATGCGGCCGTGATCGTGCGCGGCTGA
- the hisS gene encoding histidine--tRNA ligase: MSKSLQAIRGMNDILPQQTPAWRYLETTLAALLDSYGYQEIRLPILEFTDLFARGIGEGTDVVDKEMYTFLDRNNESLTLRPEGTAGCVRAVLEHGLTGGGQVQKLWYAGPMFRYEKPQKGRYRQFHQIGVEVFNLPGPDIDAELITLTWRLWKQLGLGDAVTLQLNSLGSSEARGVYRDALVAYLRERFDQLDEDSQRRLTTNPLRILDSKNAQTQALLADAPTLHDYLDDESREHFEGLKARLDAVGIKYEINPKLVRGLDYYGRTVFEWVTDKLGSQGTVCAGGRYDGLITQFGGKPTPGVGFAMGVERLVLLLETLQCVPAELNRPADAFICAFGEAAELAALALAEDIRNQVPGLRLLVNAGGGSFKSQFKKADKSGALYALILGEDELAKRVVGCKPLRDDSEQQSIAWSDLADHLASCIQQA; encoded by the coding sequence GTGAGCAAGTCCCTGCAAGCCATTCGTGGCATGAACGATATCCTGCCGCAGCAGACCCCGGCCTGGCGTTACCTGGAAACCACCCTGGCGGCCTTGCTGGACAGCTACGGCTATCAGGAAATCCGCCTGCCGATCCTCGAGTTCACCGACTTGTTCGCCCGCGGCATCGGTGAAGGCACGGACGTGGTCGACAAGGAGATGTACACCTTTCTCGACCGCAACAACGAATCCCTGACCCTGCGCCCGGAAGGCACCGCCGGCTGCGTGCGCGCCGTGCTCGAGCATGGCCTGACCGGTGGCGGTCAGGTGCAGAAGCTTTGGTACGCGGGCCCGATGTTCCGTTACGAGAAGCCGCAGAAGGGCCGTTATCGCCAGTTCCACCAGATCGGCGTGGAAGTCTTCAACCTGCCCGGGCCGGACATCGATGCCGAGCTGATCACCCTGACCTGGCGCCTGTGGAAGCAACTGGGTCTGGGCGATGCGGTGACTCTGCAGCTCAACAGCCTGGGTTCCAGCGAAGCCCGCGGTGTGTACCGTGATGCGCTGGTGGCCTACCTGCGCGAGCGCTTCGACCAACTCGACGAAGACAGCCAGCGGCGCCTGACCACCAACCCGCTGCGCATCCTCGACAGCAAGAATGCCCAGACCCAGGCGTTGCTCGCCGATGCCCCGACGCTGCACGACTATCTGGACGACGAGTCCCGCGAGCACTTCGAAGGCCTCAAGGCGCGTCTGGATGCCGTCGGCATCAAATACGAGATCAACCCGAAGCTGGTGCGTGGCCTGGATTACTACGGCCGCACCGTGTTCGAGTGGGTGACCGACAAGCTCGGCTCCCAGGGCACCGTGTGCGCCGGTGGCCGTTACGACGGGCTGATCACCCAGTTCGGCGGCAAGCCGACCCCGGGCGTGGGCTTTGCCATGGGTGTCGAGCGTCTGGTGCTGCTGCTCGAAACCCTGCAGTGCGTACCCGCCGAGTTGAACCGCCCGGCCGATGCCTTTATCTGCGCCTTCGGCGAGGCGGCCGAGCTGGCGGCACTGGCACTGGCCGAGGACATACGTAATCAGGTTCCGGGGCTGCGTCTGCTGGTCAATGCCGGTGGTGGCAGCTTCAAGAGCCAGTTCAAGAAGGCCGACAAGAGCGGCGCGCTGTATGCTCTGATTCTCGGTGAGGACGAACTGGCCAAGCGCGTGGTAGGTTGCAAACCTTTGCGTGACGACAGCGAACAACAAAGCATTGCCTGGTCGGATCTTGCCGACCATCTGGCATCCTGCATCCAGCAGGCTTGA